From a region of the Thermodesulfobacteriota bacterium genome:
- a CDS encoding RIO1 family regulatory kinase/ATPase has product MILRQATSTRPLIRVEEEDGGPAIVKDFSANGFLFRNIVGRFLIWREVKAYRKLEGVRGVPRLLRIDAGPSLVVEAITGMDLKQAIRQRKVGSAFFDALKALVDRIHERGMAHCDLKASGNILVGQDGNPYIIDWGASISAGEFRWPVLNRIYGRFLVDDCRAITKHKLRCCPDAVGPEEKEQYDYRSRAEKSIRAIRDRLRSFIQAIF; this is encoded by the coding sequence GTGATTCTCAGGCAGGCGACATCCACCCGGCCGTTGATCCGGGTGGAAGAGGAAGACGGGGGCCCGGCCATTGTCAAGGATTTCAGCGCCAACGGATTTTTGTTCCGAAATATTGTCGGGCGTTTTTTAATCTGGCGTGAGGTCAAAGCCTACCGGAAACTGGAAGGTGTCAGGGGCGTGCCGCGTCTGCTGCGGATTGACGCCGGTCCGTCTCTGGTGGTGGAAGCGATAACCGGCATGGATTTAAAGCAGGCCATCAGGCAGCGGAAAGTCGGTTCTGCTTTTTTCGACGCCCTTAAGGCCCTGGTCGACCGGATTCATGAAAGAGGCATGGCCCATTGTGATTTAAAGGCCTCAGGGAACATCCTGGTCGGACAGGATGGTAATCCTTATATCATTGACTGGGGCGCGTCTATCTCCGCCGGTGAGTTCCGCTGGCCCGTACTCAACAGAATTTACGGCCGTTTCCTGGTCGATGACTGCCGGGCGATCACCAAGCACAAGCTGCGCTGCTGCCCTGATGCCGTGGGACCGGAAGAAAAAGAACAATATGATTACCGCAGCCGGGCGGAAAAGAGCATCCGGGCAATACGTGACCGGTTGCGGTCATTCATACAGGCGATTTTTTAG